In Hemiscyllium ocellatum isolate sHemOce1 chromosome 16, sHemOce1.pat.X.cur, whole genome shotgun sequence, one genomic interval encodes:
- the LOC132823537 gene encoding G-protein coupled receptor 151-like — MERVALRLANGSGDGLRLAGGSLPIESRGVRLALPVTVAAVCALGLAGHGLLLAVLLAHARRGRSSPAHGLLASLGAADLLLLLLCAPLRAAAWSRPSWQLGRLACRASDWLLHGCLAARGLSGAALAWAGLAHVSRSPRASPGRRWRLPALLLGLWALAFSLPAPRWLFSGLLLQAPGRRLCVARPPPGGSFAALYAQLYPLLAYGAPVLCSLGFHCRALRRWRPRHSGTPAAGAAHPKLRNQRRGRRLVALSGSLSLAFAALCAPEWAAWLWPRLRPAAPPVALALPAQLLLLALAALDPLLFAALSGEFREEFPALWKRLASCRGCRRSSPGPRECRGSGDPREVPDPQPQPQPRQEKSVQVPEPDQESPASKPTNLVLTDMEQFWHDRQNTPAAAQEDPIPWEHQSEPPCPEM, encoded by the coding sequence ATGGAGCGAGTGGCGCTGCGCCTGGCGAACGGCAGCGGGGACGGGCTGCGCCTGGCCGGCGGCTCTCTGCCCATCGAGTCGCGGGGAGTGAGGCTGGCGCTGCCGGTCACGGTGGCGGCGGTGTGCGCGCTCGGGCTGGCCGGCCACGGGCTGCTGCTGGCCGTGCTGCTGGCTCACGCCCGCAGGGGCCGCTCGTCGCCGGCGCACGGGCTGCTGGCGAGCCTGGGCGCCGCcgacctgctgctgctgctgctgtgcgcCCCGCTGCGGGCCGCCGCCTGGTCGCGCCCCTCCTGGCAGCTCGGCCGCCTGGCGTGCCGCGCCTCGGACTGGCTCCTGCACGGCTGCCTGGCGGCCAGGGGGCTGAGCGGGGCGGCGCTGGCCTGGGCCGGCCTGGCTCATGTCAGCCGGAGCCCGCGGGCGTCCCCGGGGCGGCGCTGGAGGCTGCCCGCTCTGCTGCTCGGCCTCTGGGCGCTCGCCTTCAGCCTGCCCGCGCCGCGCTGGCTCTTCTCCGGGCTCCTCCTGCAGGCGCCCGGCCGGCGGCTCTGCGTCGCCCGCCCGCCCCCTGGCGGCTCCTTCGCCGCCCTCTACGCCCAGCTCTACCCGCTGCTGGCGTACGGCGCGCCGGTGCTGTGCAGCCTGGGCTTCCACTGCCGCGCTCTGCGCAGGTGGCGCCCGCGGCACAGCGGCACCCCGGCGGCGGGCGCCGCGCACCCCAAGCTGCGGAACCAGCGGCGCGGCCGGCGCCTGGTGGCCCTCTCCGGCTCCCTGAGCCTGGCGTTCGCCGCCCTCTGCGCCCCGGAGTGGGCCGCCTGGCTCTGGCCGAGGCTGCGCCCGGCCGCTCCGCCCGTCGCGCTCGCCCTGCCCGCCCAGCTGCTGCTGCTCGCCCTGGCCGCCCTCGACCCGCTGCTGTTCGCCGCCCTCTCCGGCGAGTTCCGGGAGGAGTTCCCCGCCCTCTGGAAGAGGCTGGCCTCCTGCCGCGGCTGCCGCCGGTCGAGCCCCGGGCCCCGGGAGTGCAGGGGGTCCGGGGACCCGAGAGAAGTCCCCgacccccagccccagccccagccccggCAAGAGAAGTCCGTCCAAGTGCCGGAGCCTGACCAGGAGAGCCCGGCCAGCAAGCCGACCAACCTGGTCCTCACCGACATGGAGCAGTTCTGGCACGACCGGCAGAACACCCCCGCCgctgcacaggaagatcccattcCCTGGGAGCACCAAAGCGAGCCGCCTTGCCCCGAGATGTGA